The Primulina huaijiensis isolate GDHJ02 chromosome 9, ASM1229523v2, whole genome shotgun sequence genomic interval TGCAGGGgacaattgtttattttttgggttgggaaataaaattaattttactaCATAATTTTGGAGGAAAACCGAGAAAAAAATCTGAAAAGGAAAAACAAACAACTCCACTCCAAGCTCCAGCTGAACCATTGGCTCTCTCTCTCTTTCCCCTTTGTGTAACGAGAAAGGGAACCCTAGTTTTCTCCGTCTCGTTCTTGCGCGGCGTACGTACTGCACGAATCTATGCAGTTGGGTTGATAGTGGGTTCGgtccttcttcttcttctgataTAGATGAATATGTACAGAGATCGAGGGGGTGGTGGTTCATCCAAGGGCGGAGCAGATTTGCTGGATCGGAAGCGAATCAACGATGCGTTGGACAAACATCTGGAGAGGTCTTCTCCTTCTACATCTAGAAACAAGGGTGCTGCCGTTACCGCCACGTCGACCTCCGCTGTCACCGCGGCTACAGGAAAGGGTATTGAACAACGGGAAAATAGATCTTCATCTACCATCAATACTAGCAAGAACAAATGCTCCGATggtaattttgttattttgttggGGTTGATCTTTTTACTGAACTATTTTGGAGCCTGGGTGATTTTCTTTTCCTGTGCCttttttgtaattgtttttaaatttagtgCGTTTTTTGTTACTGTTTCTCATGATTTTCTTGTCTTTCTGTAGTTTGTGAAATTCAAGTGATTCTGTATTAATAACTGTTCTTTATGTGAAATTGGTAGATCTGGATCACATGATAGATAAGACATTCTGAAGTTGTCAGTAAGGTTTTGAATCCGCGGATATCATTGTTGACGAATTAATTTCCCAAATAAAACTGACTTTTGTGAAGTTATTTGTAAtttgatctaaacatgattaTTCTAGTTATTTCATGGTAATTAAAAGCTCGAGGCGCATTTAAGTGCTCAAGTGTCTTCTTTGGGCTTTAAGCGCAAAACGAAACTTACGCCTTAATAAATTGCTGTAAATtaaatattctaaaaatattaaaatgttatgagatttctttataaaaaatatgaaactcGAGGTATCAAATATTGTAATCGACATCTTCATCTTCCAAATATCAAATGTTAAATGCAAGGGCAAAGGGCGTAGACGGGCAGAGCCGCAGAGGAAACTCGGGGCAGAGGCTACATGATGATATCAGGGTTTCCTCTGTTCTTTGTATACGGAGGAGAAATCACGCTTTTAAGGGGCGATTTCTCATCTCTCACCTTTTTCCCGTTATTTTGTAGTAGCTGCTATTTACAGAATAGGATTCTTGAGCGAATAGAATACATTGAGTCAGATTGACAAAAGAGAATGCCTTTTAGAATCTTTTATTTCCTTGCATTTGAGACTGGATTTTCCTTTTTTGTGCACATCACCACACGCCTTGCACTCAAGTGCAGAGTGAATGACATTCAATGATGTGATCTGCAGTGGATTCTTTTCCATGCATGCACATAAGAATCTGGTTTTGTACACTTATGGACTGACATGAATCTGGTTTTGTACACTTAGGAaagacatttttttttgtttgtgtgCTGTGTATGAAAGAACTTGATTTTGAATGCCTTTTTTTCAGAGGAGTCTGAGACAGACAGTGAAGAGTCTGATGTCAGTGGCTCTGATGGGGATGATACATCTTGGATTTCATGGTTTTGCAACTTGCGAGGAAACGAGTTCTTCTGTGAAGTTGATGATGAGTACATTCAAGATGATTTTAACCTTTGTGGATTGAGCAGTCAGGTTCCCTATTATGATTATGCGCTTGACCTAATTCTGGACGTTGAATCTTCTCATGGTAAGCATATTGGTGTCATTAACCTTTTAAAAATGTCGTTTTAAGTTTTTTTGTGTTGAAATAAACCTAATTATGTTAGGTCTGGTGTAAGCACTCTGTTGtatgaattgttttaaaatgaAATGGAGCTTTGTTCCTTTAATGGCTTGGACCTGTTAGTTAAGGTTATAATTTGCAGGATCATAATTCCACGTGGCTGTCAAGATGGGCCTAATATGCCAATGACTAAACTCTCTTGAGTTGTTCCAGTACTTTGTTGAGCCAATCTCTAACAGCTTCAGAACCTTTTTGAGTGAAGCTCGAGCTTTAAAGCCTTGGGATTGTTTACTTGTCAAATTTTTGAGCACTAATAGTAGAATTgtcattatttttactttttatttatttatagaacTTTAATAGGCGAAGAGGGAGACCCCAAAAAACTTGGATAATAACAGTTAAGCATGATATGTATTATCTACATATAGATGATATAATTAGAGACATCACAGTCGCGTAGGAGGATTCATGTTGTCGACTCCAGTTGTTgggataaaaacttgtgtgttGTATTATCTATTTTATTATTCTACTTCTAATTTTATCATAACTTACATATTTatacaattaattaataattaattatacaaaaattgaAAAGTATTTTCATCGGTATCATCGTCATGATGGCTTCATGTAGGTGATATGTTTACTGAGGAACAGAATGAATTGGTTGAATCAGCTGCGGAAATGCTCTACGGCCTGATTCATGTCAGATACATTTTGACAACCAAGGGAATGGCTGCAATGGTAACATGattgagtttttttatttataggtTAACTATTGTTCTCTTTGTGTTGGTTAAGTCTCCTATAACTTGAGTTTAATCTTAAAACAGTTGGAGAAGTACAAAAGCTACGACTTTGGAAGATGTCCAAGAGTTTACTGCTCTGGACAGCCTTGCCTTCCAGTCGGACAATCAGACGTCCCCCGCTCAAGTACCGTGAAGATATACTGTCCCAAATGTGAAGATATTTACTACCCCCGATCGAAGTACCAAGGCAGTATCCTTACATTGTACTCTTGCTTTGATTCTTTAATTGCATTGTTCATTTGCATTTTAGTATCGGGTGCATCTTTCCATTCAGACTTTATCCCTTCACTCTTTATCTGGCATATGCGTTCAAGTTCTTGGTATTTTCATGGAAATGCGCGTATGATGAAATAACAAGGGAATATAAGTGCCATGTTCATGGTCAAATCCCATATTTATGTGAATTTCGATCTATATAAGCTATTTCTCTGTATTTTTATGCACAAACAACTGAAAAACATTATGCCCTGTCTATTCCAATCATTTGATGGACAATTCCACCCTCCCTACAAGCATGATAGGAAATTTAAATAAGTTGGATATTGAATGGTGTGCTTTGGCAATGAAGATTAACAACTCTCATATCATTTGCATTTTATATCCTTGTATGAATCGTGTTATAAAATCTTTATAATAGTCGACGGAGAGGCACTCAATGATGGAACTGTTGAAGTATGGTTCCTTGATTTATGTTGTTTCAAAGAGCTTCCCTTATTGATGGTTTGAAACCATTTACGTAGTTTAGATACAGTTTCCTTGACTGTCAAAGATATTGATGGATCGTATTTCGGAACAACATTCCCACATCTGTTCCTGATGACTTATGGACATCTCAAGCCACAAAAGCCGACACAGAGCTATGTTCCCAGAGTCTTTGGCTTCAAGCTCCACAAGCCTTGACGGGCTAGCTCTCGCTTCTCTGCCATCGAGCTCATAATTCTTATTTTATTACTCATTTGGTCTCTACAATACACAAGGGATTTTAAGCTCGCCCACCCGAAATGCTCCAGCAGGTATTGATGCGTCAAGTTGCTTAACTGATGCAGAAGCTATAGTTCATATGTCGAGTAAATTAACCATTAAATTTCAGGGCTCGTGTAAGTTTTTCTTGTTAACTTTCGTTTTCAGGTCGCGAACTAGGACGTCTGAGTGCATACTTAAATTTATGTCAGCCTTGTGGTTTGTGCTTATTTAAACATGGGCAGATTACACAAGTGGATGGCACATGcttatcttttttaaaaaacaaaaacaaattaagaaaattaaacCGATCTTGAATCGTTTTCAACACTTTTGTGGAATATTTTTAGTGCTTCGTTCTTTCGAGAGATTAGAAACCAACCaatcaaaaaaatttgttggaaaGATTATGTTGTTCGGTtacaaaagttattttaaaaaaaaatttaaaaagtatttttttataaattataatttttgaattttgagttttttttacttttaaatttcaatatttatccaaccttttttaaaataaaaaccatTTTAAAGAACTGaatttatttaaagattttttttaaagctgtAATTTATGTATCCAAACATGTTAAATGAATATACCttctattttcaaaaaatagatGTACCTTCCGATTAAGGTTCAAAGGTAAAATTTTGAAGGCTTGTTAAATTTGTACGCTAACTATCATCACTTAGGGTAGGAGCATTTTCAAGTTTAAGCAAACGAGAATTGATATCTCTATACCTTGCAATTTTTATTGGCCACTGATAACAAACAGTATATGATCTATTTTCAaaccgaatttttttatttttaaatctttttaaagaGACCATTTTCGATCTAGATTGAATTAAACTATCTTGTATTAAATTAGATCTAGATCTAATTCAAGCTATCATGGATTAAGTTGCTTAATGTAAAAGTTGTTcgatcaaatataatatattatgatcGTTAGACCCCTTTGATGAGaacatcttaaaataaaattattttattatttaacatcAAGATCTTGGGTTTATGACGAAGTAAGTTTCTGGTTCTAAACTCAATTTTAGTTACTTATTtggtattatatatttatttgtttgtttggattttctattaaataaattgaattatatGTAACACAAGATATCAAGTCCCACAAAATTGAGATTATCGTAAGCAAAACAAAggtcaaaatttgaaattttgatgttagATAAACTATAAGCCACTGTCGACAATATGTGTATANGATTAGTTTAATATGCTgattacttaaaaaaataatattttatttaaatattttccatATAAATCAACTCGactgtttattattatttttttaaaaaatcaattaatcgtAAAAACctgatatttaaattaaaacggATATATTCTGGGGTCCTATGAAacatatatcaataaataatgaaattttagtgtcgttaaattaatatatatctaAACCCAACCCTgaattaaatttgatttatttaaaacctccgaaaaaaataataaaaaaaatatcaacttgttcttcagaaattaataaatcaaatcaacttgttctttaaaaaacttgatttttattaattaatagaacATGGATAACGTGccatttcttttcaaatttttgaaaatttaaaaccaaTTTCGAGTGGTCTACCGTACTTCGCAGCTCCGGGATTAGCTTATGTAAAATCTACTATTCCACCAACTCTACAAAAAATATCGAATATGTTTAGGTCTATTTGGATAttagatatcataattttttaaattatttttaagcaAAATGTAGAAAACTGTGAATTCAAATATATGGCAAATGattatgatttgaaaatttggTGATAAATTgtgaaacacaaaaactcttgtgagacggtatcacggatcaatttcgtggatcGAATactttatttgagtcattcatgaaaaattattactttttatgctaagagtattacttttttattgtgaatatatgtaggattgacccgtctcacagataaaactTCGTAAGATCGTTTCACAAGAAATTTAATCGTTGTGAAAGACATTACATTTGATAGACGCGTGTTATTTTCCTCCTTATATTTAGTTAATTTgttgtaaatattaaatttgataGACCAATTATAATCTTAAGCTTTTGTTCGTTATTCGTCGTAACTTGGTCGGTTTCCAGAATAGTGGTTTATGATTCGACTAAAAACTTAAAAAGTCAGGTCCTATTTAACCTATAAACGCTTGACACAAGACATAAACTAATAACaagtgtaaataaataaataaataaataaatatNATTTCTAATGATGTGATTTCTGATGATGTGTCACTCATATGTTGGaggtataattttgatatattttattacatCCAATTAATGAGTGTTATCTCATTAGTGTTCACGTAAATGTGCATGGTTGATtagtaatatatatgtattaaaaatataagaGGCCAAAAATGCGAATTTTAAAGAAATGCATAATCTTTTTATGGAAAAAGGCAACAAGGCATTTGCTTTTACGGCCGGCCGCCTCTGGTTTCAAATTCATCCTTCCACACGCACCATTCCTTCCTCGGACTCTTCGCTCGCTCTTCTTCTttaattcttttgtttttctctCACACACTCTATCTGGCATTCTCCCCATCATTCCGTACATAGCAACCCACAAATTCGTTCTTCCCACCATTTCAAGAAGCTAATCGCATAATTTCAGAGGATAATAACGAATCGGATTGCAGAGAATTGTGGAAAATACTGTTTTTTCTTTGTGGAAGTTTTTGAAGGGAAAGGATTTGGCTTCGTATATTTAATGCATCAGAAAAAATCTGAAGTACAGATCGGAACAGAAAGCAGCGGCGTCTCTTCCGATTTCAACCCTACCCCACCCCTTACCCCTTCTTACCTTTCCCAGAAACACCCCCACTTTTTTAATAATATCCGAGCAAGTCCTCACCAGCCTTCTTCTGTGAATAATCCTACCCTAGAGATTCTTATCGACGATGAGAATCAACAGCAGCAGGAGTCGAATGATGCGTTTGCCCTCAGGCCCACCACCCCTTTCAAGAGACCCCATATTCAGCAACAGTTCGCCGCTTCCCTTGCCAAAACTCCGACTCTATCGAATTCCCTCCATAGATATGGGGTTTCCGCGCAGAACCCACCAACAAGATTCAATATTTTATGCACCAGGTCTCAGAAATTCTTGACTCGTTTCCACCATCACCTCCGCTTACTGCGCCGCCGCCTCCGCCCTCACCTTCGCTTAATCCTTCTCCTCAGCCTTcccttcttttattttctgGTTTCCCATCCTTCAAGTTCGTTTATTCTTGATTTCCTCTCCGCCTTTGCCTTCTCTGCGGCGCTTTTATTTTCTCTGAATTTGGCCATTCCACGGCTTCCCACCATAAGATTGTTCCTTTCCAGGTCGTTTCCGATCAAGATTAGCTCGAAGGATCATGTTTGTCGACCGCATTTACCAGTTTTTTGGTCAATTGGGTCGCGGATGAAGGCAGATAAGAAGTCAATATCGGGGTGTTGTGTGCAGGCGTATAGCAACGGTGATGTGTACGAGGGTGAGTTTCACAAGGGGAAATGTAATGGGAATGGAGTTTATTACTATTACTTGAGTGGAAGATATGAAGGGGATTGGATAGATGGCAAGTATGATGGTTATGGGGTGGAGACGTGGGCTCGTGGGAGCCGGTATAGAGGACAGTATAGGCAGGGGCTTAGGCATGGTTATGGAGTGTATAGGTTTTATACAGGAGATGTGTATGCTGGGGAGTGGTGTAATGGGCAGAGCCATGGGTGTGGTATTCATACTTGTGAGGATGGGAGCCGGTATGTGGGTGAATTTAAATGGGGTGTTAAACATGGCCTTGGACACTACCATTTTAGGTAATATAATCATCGTTTTCTTCATAATTGACCACTCTTATATGCttattatttgttttcttaGTCCATTTCGGTGTTTGAGCTTGAAGTTTGAATATGCTCAATTGTTGTTGTGGCTGTGTTGTTCACTTTGCTGTGTTTTAAAACATATCTAGAGAAGTAGAATCTTTTTTCGATTTCATTGTACTTGTTTACTTATTAACATTATTTATTGTATGGATATGCTTCAAATGTCCAACATCTTTTATTGTTGTCTTTGGTGTTCATTTCCATCTAAAATAACTGTGTTCTCGATTACTGTAGTTTATTTTTCCTTTGACGTTTTGAGGTTTTTAGATTAGATGTGCATGTTTTGGTTGACCAAGGTTCTAAAATTCGCTAGGCATTAGTCGTGCCAGACCGGCGCCTAGGCCAAATAGGCGGGGCAAGGACTGGACGCGGATTTCATGGTATCTACATAATAAATCACATATTATAACTCCAACACGATAACTTATGCGTTCAAAATTACATGACTAATAGAATATCGCAAATTTGATCCACTTCTTCTTCTCCATAATTTTTAACAACTTGTTCGTCATTGGACACAAACTCAATATCATCTATGTGATTCTTTTCTTCCTCTTCGGACGTAGATCATCATCGTGAAATTCTGTCACTCTAGATTGCTGACGGAGATAAATTCGTAGCACACCAACAAATTGCATTTCTTATTGAACTTTGGTTTAGGacctataaaaaaataacatttcgtTTTTTAAATTgggcttttaatttaaattaaaatcccaaaataaaagcccaaaacaaaaaaaaaaacataaaagctCTAATCGTCCGCGGCGGTTAGGACGCATAGGCCGATTGGTCACCGCCCAAGGCCACGGACTATCATTTTTTTGGTGCGCGGTGCCTAGCGCCTAGGCCGAATTTAGGACATTGCATTTCTCGGTACCCTGTTAAACTTAAAAGATTAATGACCCCTTTAGTAGAATCCTCAGTGACTTCTGGTATCCAAGAATTATCCCATTTACATGCTTCAAAATTAGTTAATGCAAGAATTGTAGACAATTCTCGTGTATAGTTAGGGACTTAAATATTATCAAGGGCTTTAAAATATTGAGCTTGGACCAAAACAAGACATCGGAAGAATATAGATATAGAGGCACGAAAAAAAATGTGAAGGGGGGAGAGCACTGTGTGAATCATCtgtcattttgtttttttactgTGGTTATTAGCTTAGGATAGGGAAAAGAGGGTGAGTCTCTTTGTACGGAGGATTTCCTCTGGGAACTGTATTTTCAGCATAAGATAT includes:
- the LOC140984943 gene encoding uncharacterized protein; translation: MHQKKSEVQIGTESSGVSSDFNPTPPLTPSYLSQKHPHFFNNIRASPHQPSSVNNPTLEILIDDENQQQQESNDAFALRPTTPFKRPHIQQQFAASLAKTPTLSNSLHRYGVSAQNPPTRFNILCTRSQKFLTRFHHHLRLLRRRLRPHLRLILLLSLPFFYFLVSHPSSSFILDFLSAFAFSAALLFSLNLAIPRLPTIRLFLSRSFPIKISSKDHVCRPHLPVFWSIGSRMKADKKSISGCCVQAYSNGDVYEGEFHKGKCNGNGVYYYYLSGRYEGDWIDGKYDGYGVETWARGSRYRGQYRQGLRHGYGVYRFYTGDVYAGEWCNGQSHGCGIHTCEDGSRYVGEFKWGVKHGLGHYHFRNGDRYAGEYFADKMHGFGVYFFANGHRYEGAWHEGKRQGLGLYTFRNGETQSGHWQNGILDVPSTQSSISPVSPVACNHSRVLNVVQEARRAAEKAYEVAKVDERVNRAISAANLAANAARVAAVKAVQKRIHHRSNSDEIPVPVAYNFVTDDQLNH
- the LOC140984580 gene encoding casein kinase II subunit beta-1-like, which translates into the protein MNMYRDRGGGGSSKGGADLLDRKRINDALDKHLERSSPSTSRNKGAAVTATSTSAVTAATGKGIEQRENRSSSTINTSKNKCSDEESETDSEESDVSGSDGDDTSWISWFCNLRGNEFFCEVDDEYIQDDFNLCGLSSQVPYYDYALDLILDVESSHGDMFTEEQNELVESAAEMLYGLIHVRYILTTKGMAAMLEKYKSYDFGRCPRVYCSGQPCLPVGQSDVPRSSTVKIYCPKCEDIYYPRSKYQGNIDGSYFGTTFPHLFLMTYGHLKPQKPTQSYVPRVFGFKLHKP